One part of the Sphingobium yanoikuyae genome encodes these proteins:
- the kdsA gene encoding 3-deoxy-8-phosphooctulonate synthase, with protein sequence MSDPKHVKVGPVTFGNDLPFVLISGPCQIESRDHALFMADALAKAAADAGVPFIFKSSFDKANRTSVSGKRGVGIDAGLAILAEVKAVLGCPVLTDIHGPEQVEAAAQAVDILQIPAFLCRQTDLLIAAGKTGAVINVKKGQFLAPWDMAAVAQKVASTGNERILLTERGASFGYNTLVSDMRALPVMAETGYPVVFDATHSVQQPGGLGSASGGQRDYAPLLARSAVAAGVAAIFAEAHEDPDNAPSDGPVMLKLDWVGPMLKQLKAIDAVVKG encoded by the coding sequence ATGAGCGATCCCAAGCATGTGAAGGTCGGCCCGGTCACCTTCGGCAACGACCTGCCCTTCGTCCTGATTTCCGGCCCCTGCCAGATCGAAAGCCGCGACCATGCGCTGTTCATGGCCGATGCGCTGGCCAAGGCGGCGGCGGATGCGGGCGTGCCCTTTATCTTCAAGAGCAGCTTCGACAAGGCGAACCGCACGTCGGTGAGTGGCAAGCGCGGCGTCGGCATCGATGCGGGGCTGGCGATCCTGGCCGAGGTGAAGGCGGTGCTGGGTTGCCCGGTGCTGACCGACATTCATGGCCCCGAACAGGTGGAGGCTGCGGCGCAGGCGGTGGACATCCTGCAGATCCCGGCCTTTCTCTGTCGCCAGACCGACCTGCTGATCGCGGCGGGAAAGACCGGCGCGGTGATCAACGTCAAGAAGGGGCAGTTCCTGGCCCCCTGGGACATGGCGGCGGTGGCGCAGAAGGTCGCGTCGACCGGCAATGAGCGCATCTTGCTGACCGAGCGCGGCGCGAGTTTCGGCTATAATACGCTGGTGAGCGACATGCGCGCGCTGCCGGTGATGGCGGAAACCGGCTATCCGGTCGTGTTCGACGCCACCCATTCGGTGCAGCAGCCCGGCGGGCTGGGATCAGCCTCAGGCGGGCAGCGCGACTATGCGCCGCTGCTGGCGCGCAGCGCAGTGGCCGCGGGCGTGGCGGCGATCTTCGCCGAGGCGCACGAAGACCCGGACAATGCGCCCTCGGACGGGCCGGTAATGCTGAAGCTCGACTGGGTCGGGCCGATGCTGAAGCAGTTGAAGGCGATCGATGCGGTGGTGAAGGGGTAG
- a CDS encoding cytochrome P450, with product MSAPFTPPYPEPPKSKRGLIKRFLRGWHSWIHVLFDKSYTMKMGEIRMPGQTMYIANELPLVDRILKGGTAFPKHSELVRNLDPLIGNSVFSANGEDWESQRAMVNPAFAHTALNRSMPLMVAAADDLLARLDAADRSKPVDIDPMMTHVAADIIFRTLFSQTLDEERSNIIHTAFGRFQRLAHSASMLRLYGIPAGWFEKRSKGPARAIHDVFRPIVEARYEGYHDRGEAPHRDILQSLIEVQDAQTGAHFTCEQVMEQVSTIFLAGHETSASTMTWALYMLAECAHIQDRVRAEVAGIAGDAVLTAPMLKDMSHVRNIFRETLRLYPPVAFFPREVTCPMEMRDKQLEEGSMLVVAPWLTQRNKDNWACPHAFDPDRFDDPANADMVKQAWFPFGRGPRVCVGAGFAQQEVMTVIASVIRRYKLTMPAGFKPEPISRLTIRPRTGMKLLFERVG from the coding sequence GTGAGCGCGCCCTTCACGCCCCCCTATCCCGAGCCGCCCAAATCGAAGCGCGGCCTTATCAAACGCTTCCTGCGCGGCTGGCACAGCTGGATCCATGTGCTGTTCGACAAGAGCTATACGATGAAGATGGGCGAGATCCGCATGCCGGGTCAGACCATGTATATCGCCAACGAACTGCCCTTGGTCGATCGCATCCTCAAGGGCGGCACCGCCTTCCCCAAGCATAGCGAACTGGTCCGCAATCTCGATCCGCTGATCGGCAATTCGGTCTTCTCCGCCAATGGCGAGGATTGGGAAAGCCAGCGGGCGATGGTCAATCCCGCCTTCGCCCATACCGCGCTCAATCGTTCCATGCCGCTGATGGTCGCCGCCGCCGACGATCTGCTCGCCCGGCTCGATGCCGCTGATCGGTCAAAGCCGGTCGATATCGACCCGATGATGACCCATGTCGCGGCCGACATCATCTTCCGCACCCTCTTCTCGCAGACGCTGGACGAGGAACGCTCCAACATCATCCACACCGCCTTCGGCCGGTTCCAGCGGCTCGCCCATTCGGCCTCGATGCTGCGCCTCTACGGCATCCCCGCCGGCTGGTTCGAGAAGCGCTCGAAAGGGCCGGCCCGCGCCATCCATGACGTGTTCCGTCCGATCGTCGAGGCCCGCTACGAAGGCTATCATGACCGGGGCGAGGCACCCCATCGCGACATTCTCCAGTCGCTGATCGAGGTGCAGGACGCGCAGACCGGCGCCCATTTCACCTGTGAACAGGTGATGGAACAGGTCTCGACCATCTTCCTCGCCGGCCATGAAACCTCGGCCAGCACCATGACCTGGGCGCTCTACATGCTCGCCGAATGCGCCCATATCCAGGATCGGGTCCGCGCCGAAGTGGCCGGCATCGCCGGCGACGCAGTGCTGACCGCGCCGATGCTCAAGGATATGAGCCATGTCCGCAACATCTTCCGCGAAACGCTGCGCCTCTATCCGCCGGTCGCCTTCTTCCCGCGCGAAGTCACCTGCCCGATGGAGATGCGCGACAAGCAGTTGGAGGAAGGTTCGATGCTGGTCGTCGCGCCCTGGCTGACCCAGCGCAACAAGGATAATTGGGCCTGCCCGCACGCCTTCGACCCCGACCGGTTCGATGATCCGGCCAATGCCGACATGGTGAAACAGGCCTGGTTCCCCTTCGGCCGCGGCCCCCGCGTCTGCGTCGGCGCAGGCTTCGCCCAGCAGGAGGTGATGACCGTGATCGCCTCGGTCATCCGCCGCTACAAGCTGACGATGCCCGCCGGCTTCAAACCCGAACCCATCAGCCGCCTCACCATCCGCCCCAGGACCGGCATGAAATTGCTGTTCGAGCGGGTGGGGTAA
- a CDS encoding transglutaminase family protein, translated as MIYHVRHRSILRYGAPVRVARFNVRLRPMAWAGQWTADYALSVDPAPLSIEARPGAWPVHVERLVIDQPLRQLTIESRFRAGVAGGAPILPQADDPSIAMVARAALADRDISASAPAQFLYASPRAPMLDAIGSWAGDMLAPDRPIVAAAWELAQRIKADFAYDPSATDAGTPVADAFAARHGVCQDFAHVMVVALRLVGLPAAYVSGYLRTYPPPGMPRLVGADAMHAWVMLWCGPTRGWIGFDPTNGVITGEDHLFIAMGRDYADVAPMDGLFVGGSGQSISVAVDVVPEDETAKEEVA; from the coding sequence ATGATCTACCATGTCCGGCACAGAAGCATATTGCGCTATGGCGCGCCGGTGCGGGTCGCCCGCTTCAATGTGCGGTTGCGGCCGATGGCCTGGGCCGGGCAATGGACCGCCGACTATGCCTTGAGCGTCGATCCCGCGCCGCTGTCGATCGAGGCGCGGCCGGGCGCCTGGCCGGTGCATGTCGAGCGGCTGGTTATAGACCAGCCATTGCGGCAATTGACGATCGAGAGCCGGTTCCGCGCCGGGGTGGCAGGCGGCGCGCCAATCCTGCCGCAGGCGGACGATCCCAGCATCGCCATGGTGGCGCGCGCGGCGCTGGCCGATCGCGACATCAGCGCCTCTGCCCCCGCGCAATTCCTCTATGCCTCCCCCCGCGCGCCGATGCTGGACGCGATCGGCAGCTGGGCGGGCGACATGCTGGCGCCCGACCGGCCGATCGTCGCGGCGGCATGGGAACTGGCGCAGCGGATCAAGGCGGACTTCGCCTATGATCCCAGCGCCACCGATGCCGGGACGCCGGTAGCCGACGCCTTTGCCGCGCGCCATGGCGTGTGCCAGGATTTCGCCCATGTGATGGTGGTGGCGCTGCGCCTCGTCGGCCTGCCCGCCGCCTATGTCAGCGGATACCTCCGCACCTATCCGCCGCCGGGCATGCCCCGGCTGGTCGGCGCCGACGCCATGCATGCCTGGGTGATGCTGTGGTGCGGGCCGACGCGCGGCTGGATCGGCTTCGATCCCACCAATGGCGTCATCACCGGCGAGGACCATCTGTTCATCGCCATGGGCCGCGACTATGCCGATGTCGCGCCGATGGACGGGCTGTTCGTCGGCGGATCGGGCCAGAGCATCAGCGTCGCCGTCGATGTCGTGCCCGAAGACGAGACCGCAAAAGAGGAAGTCGCATGA